In Fusarium fujikuroi IMI 58289 draft genome, chromosome FFUJ_chr08, one genomic interval encodes:
- a CDS encoding related to gluconate 5-dehydrogenase encodes MASHLGIINLFSVQDTVAVITGGGSGLGATIAQALEANGARAVYVLGRREEKLRNIASSAVHGRIYPIVADVSSKDSLAAAVEQVHQREGHINVLIANSGMMGPNVAKLFSGGETPSLDKLREALWDVPMEDFTQTMNLNVTAAFYTVVAFLDLLAKGNASRDRTGLPSSQVIITTSISAFSRRPAAGFAYSASKAAATHLVKQLSTCFAPYKIRCNAIAPGFFPSEMTENMPWMKGSNPRLEGNLSNETCPLERSGTEEDIAGQALFLTSKAGAYVNGCIQLLDGGRLSILPATY; translated from the exons ATGGCTTCCCACCTTGGCATCATCAACTTGTTCTCCGTCCAAGACACTGTGGCTGTTATTACTGGAGGAGGTTCAGGCCTTGGGGCCACGATTGCTCAAGCTTTAGAA gccaatggCGCTCGTGCTGTCTATGTGCTCGGCCGCCGAGAGGAGAAGCTGAGAAACATAGCAAGCAGTGCGGTTCACGGAAGAATCTATCCTATCGTTGCCGATGTCAGCTCCAAGGACTCTCTGGCAGCTGCAGTCGAGCAAGTACACCAGCGCGAGGGACACATCAATGTTCTCATTGCAAATTCCGGCATGATGGGACCCAATGTCGCGAAGTTATTCTCGGGCGGCGAGACCCCTAGTTTGGACAAGCTGCGTGAGGCGCTATGGGACGTCCCTATGGAGGACTTTACGCAGACGATGAACCTAAATGTCACTGCTGCGTTCTACACTGTGGTTGCCTTTCTTGACCTGTTGGCCAAGGGTAACGCAAGCCGTGACAGAACTGGCCTCCCCTCTAGCCAAGTGATTATCACGACGTCCATCTCGGCCTTCTCACGGAGGCCTGCAGCGGGCTTCGCTTACAGTGCGTCTAAGGCTGCGGCAACGCACCTGGTGAAGCAGTTGTCTACATGCTTTGCGCCCTACAAAATTAGGTGCAATGCCATTGCTCCAGGCTTCTTTCCCAGTGAGATGACTGAAAATATGCCCTGGATGAAAGGAAGCAATCCTCGGCTTGAAGGCAATCTGTCCAATGAGACTTGCCCTCTGGAAAGAAGTGGAACAGAGGAGGATATAGCAGGTCAAGCTCTGTTCCTGACGAGCAAGGCAGGAGCCTATGTGAATGGTTGTATACAATTGCTTGATGGAGGGAGGCTATCAATACTACCAGCTACCTACTAA